The Corynebacterium simulans genome contains a region encoding:
- the ftsE gene encoding cell division ATP-binding protein FtsE — translation MITFENVSKVYKTSTRPALDDVSFQIDDGEFVFLIGPSGSGKSTFLQLMVRETNVSSGDIHFGDFHVNALKGRQINKLRQSIGYVFQDFRLLPKLNVYQNVAFALEVIGKKKSKIDKAVPEVLEMVGLGSKQHRMPHELSGGEQQRVAVARAFVNRPKLVLADEPTGNLDPGTASEILGLLSQINRRGTTVIMSTHNARAVNDARQRVLELHNGKLVRDEDHALYGEAL, via the coding sequence GTGATCACCTTTGAAAATGTGTCCAAGGTTTATAAGACGTCGACAAGGCCCGCGCTTGACGACGTCTCGTTTCAGATCGATGACGGCGAATTCGTCTTCCTGATCGGGCCCTCCGGCTCTGGTAAGTCGACATTCCTACAGCTGATGGTGCGTGAGACGAATGTTTCCTCCGGCGACATTCACTTCGGCGATTTCCACGTCAATGCGCTGAAAGGCCGCCAGATCAATAAGCTGCGCCAGTCCATCGGCTACGTCTTCCAAGACTTCCGCCTGCTGCCGAAGCTGAACGTCTACCAAAACGTGGCCTTCGCGCTCGAGGTCATTGGAAAGAAGAAGTCCAAGATCGACAAAGCGGTACCGGAAGTTCTGGAGATGGTGGGGTTGGGTTCCAAACAGCACCGCATGCCGCATGAGCTTTCCGGTGGTGAGCAGCAGCGCGTTGCCGTGGCACGTGCCTTTGTTAACCGCCCCAAGTTGGTCCTTGCAGATGAGCCGACGGGCAACCTGGACCCGGGTACTGCCTCGGAGATTTTGGGATTGCTATCCCAGATCAACCGCCGCGGCACTACAGTCATCATGTCTACGCACAATGCGCGTGCCGTCAATGATGCCCGCCAGCGCGTTCTCGAGCTGCACAACGGCAAGCTCGTTCGCGACGAAGACCACGCACTGTACGGAGAGGCTCTGTAA
- the prfB gene encoding peptide chain release factor 2, translating to MRPEQSARLAELDSTLTTIEKVMDPAALAEQVRELEAQAGDPSLWDDPAHAQQVTSALSAAQAKIRKLESLRSRVDDMPVMYELAEEEGDTSLADDELDELGSLIEALEVTTMLSGEYDPREAVINIRSGAGGVDAADWAEMLMRMYVRWAEKNGHKVDVYDISYAEEAGIKSATFVVHGEYMYGQLSVEQGAHRLVRISPFDNQGRRQTSFAEVEVLPVVEQTDHIDIPDADVRVDVYRSSGPGGQSVNTTDSAVRLTHIPTGIVVTCQNEKSQIQNKASAMRVLQAKLLERKRQEEQAEMDALGAGGNASWGNQMRSYVLHPYQMVKDLRTNYEVGDPSKVLDGDLDGFLEAGIRWRMAEAQKAEQES from the coding sequence ATGCGTCCCGAACAATCAGCCCGTCTTGCCGAATTGGATTCCACCCTTACGACCATTGAAAAGGTCATGGATCCTGCAGCTTTAGCTGAGCAGGTTCGTGAGCTCGAAGCTCAGGCTGGTGACCCCTCTTTGTGGGATGATCCGGCCCACGCGCAGCAGGTGACTTCCGCGCTTTCGGCCGCGCAGGCCAAGATTCGCAAGCTGGAATCGCTGCGTTCGCGCGTGGACGATATGCCGGTTATGTACGAGTTGGCGGAGGAAGAGGGGGACACCTCGCTTGCCGACGACGAGCTAGACGAACTGGGCAGCCTCATCGAGGCGCTGGAAGTGACCACGATGCTCTCTGGAGAGTATGACCCGCGCGAGGCCGTTATTAATATCCGTTCCGGTGCGGGTGGCGTGGATGCGGCGGACTGGGCCGAGATGCTCATGCGTATGTACGTGCGCTGGGCGGAAAAGAATGGCCATAAGGTGGATGTCTACGACATTTCTTATGCAGAGGAGGCGGGCATCAAGTCGGCCACCTTCGTGGTGCACGGCGAGTACATGTACGGCCAGCTTTCTGTAGAACAGGGCGCCCACCGTTTGGTCCGCATCTCGCCGTTCGATAATCAGGGCCGGCGCCAGACCTCCTTCGCTGAGGTGGAGGTGCTGCCGGTGGTGGAGCAGACCGACCATATCGATATTCCGGATGCGGACGTGCGCGTCGATGTCTATCGCTCTTCGGGCCCTGGCGGCCAATCAGTTAATACTACGGATTCCGCGGTGCGTCTGACGCACATTCCGACCGGCATCGTGGTGACCTGCCAGAACGAAAAATCCCAGATCCAGAACAAAGCCTCGGCGATGCGCGTGCTGCAGGCCAAGCTTTTGGAGCGCAAGCGTCAGGAAGAACAGGCGGAGATGGATGCGCTCGGCGCAGGCGGCAATGCCTCGTGGGGAAACCAAATGCGCTCGTATGTCCTGCATCCGTATCAGATGGTCAAGGACTTGCGCACCAACTATGAGGTGGGCGATCCATCGAAAGTGCTCGACGGTGACCTGGATGGATTCTTGGAGGCCGGAATCCGCTGGCGTATGGCTGAGGCGCAGAAGGCAGAGCAGGAAAGTTAG
- a CDS encoding inositol monophosphatase family protein yields MTQQPSLNEMIDAITKTFLVAHVDDTDAHLAQALVYNAGRLAWRMREQGIDVDQKTSISDVVTDADRATERFVAGVLEVVRPEDGILGEEGATRPSTSGRNWVIDPVDGTYNFASGSDYWCSALALTDAEGVIMGAVHRPAMGYTWFGGRDFPASRDGKDVAKLQDKPANKTSMATYLHPTSIQDPEIRAAWQRVSEHFATVRMLGAGSVDLSSVADGTWGAWMQHSVADWDWFPGKALVEAAGGAARKVEAGGVEWCIAGNKQVVDQMEAWLRG; encoded by the coding sequence ATGACTCAACAGCCGAGCTTGAATGAGATGATCGACGCGATCACCAAGACCTTTCTGGTAGCTCACGTAGACGATACCGACGCACACCTTGCGCAGGCACTCGTTTACAACGCAGGCCGCCTGGCATGGCGCATGCGTGAGCAGGGCATTGACGTCGATCAGAAGACCTCCATTTCTGATGTCGTCACCGATGCAGACCGCGCCACCGAGCGCTTCGTTGCCGGCGTGCTCGAGGTGGTGCGCCCTGAGGACGGCATCCTCGGCGAGGAGGGCGCTACCCGCCCTTCCACCTCGGGACGCAACTGGGTCATCGACCCGGTAGACGGTACCTATAACTTCGCATCTGGCTCGGATTACTGGTGCTCGGCGCTCGCGCTTACCGACGCCGAGGGCGTCATCATGGGCGCAGTACACCGCCCCGCCATGGGCTACACCTGGTTCGGCGGCCGTGACTTTCCCGCTTCCCGTGATGGAAAGGACGTCGCCAAGCTGCAGGATAAGCCGGCAAATAAAACCAGCATGGCAACCTACCTGCACCCTACATCGATTCAGGACCCGGAAATCCGCGCGGCTTGGCAGCGTGTGTCCGAGCACTTTGCTACAGTTCGCATGCTCGGCGCCGGTTCCGTGGACCTCTCCAGCGTTGCTGACGGCACCTGGGGTGCTTGGATGCAGCACAGCGTCGCGGACTGGGATTGGTTCCCGGGCAAAGCGCTGGTGGAGGCCGCAGGTGGCGCCGCCCGCAAGGTAGAAGCAGGCGGTGTGGAATGGTGCATCGCTGGTAATAAACAGGTTGTCGATCAAATGGAGGCATGGCTCCGTGGGTAA
- the hisN gene encoding histidinol-phosphatase: MGKFKEDLGLALELAGHADVITMHRFEASDLSVKDKPDMSPVSDADLACEKQIREALKRSRPRDEVLGEEFGGTPTFKGRQWVIDPIDGTKNFVRGVPVWATLIALLEDGEPVVSVISAPALRRRWYAAKGGGAYRVFGGEPKRLHVSQIDQLENASLAMGSLAGWAKRGLRDCFVELSEKTWRLRGYGDFWNYCLVAEGAVDIAAEPEVSLWDLAAPSLLVTEAGGKFTGLNGEAGPHHGSSVASNGLLHTAALEALKLH, encoded by the coding sequence GTGGGTAAGTTCAAAGAAGACTTAGGCCTCGCGCTCGAGCTGGCAGGTCACGCGGATGTCATCACGATGCACCGCTTTGAGGCTTCCGATCTTTCGGTCAAGGACAAGCCGGATATGTCCCCGGTTTCTGACGCTGACTTGGCCTGCGAGAAGCAGATTCGTGAGGCTCTCAAGCGCTCCCGTCCGCGCGACGAAGTCTTAGGTGAGGAATTCGGTGGCACCCCCACCTTCAAGGGCCGCCAGTGGGTCATCGATCCAATCGATGGCACCAAGAACTTCGTGCGCGGCGTGCCGGTATGGGCCACGCTGATTGCTCTTTTGGAAGACGGTGAGCCTGTGGTTTCGGTGATTTCCGCGCCTGCTTTGCGACGTCGCTGGTACGCCGCCAAGGGCGGCGGCGCCTACCGCGTATTCGGCGGCGAGCCAAAGCGTCTACACGTCTCGCAGATTGACCAGCTCGAAAACGCCTCTCTGGCCATGGGCTCGTTGGCAGGCTGGGCTAAGCGCGGTTTGCGTGATTGCTTCGTGGAACTCTCCGAAAAGACCTGGCGTCTGCGCGGCTATGGCGACTTCTGGAACTACTGCTTGGTGGCAGAAGGCGCAGTCGACATTGCGGCAGAGCCTGAGGTCTCCCTCTGGGATCTTGCAGCGCCGTCTCTGCTGGTAACCGAGGCGGGTGGTAAGTTCACCGGCCTCAACGGTGAGGCCGGCCCGCACCACGGCTCTTCGGTGGCTAGCAACGGCCTGCTGCACACGGCAGCGCTGGAAGCGCTGAAACTGCACTAG
- a CDS encoding S1 family peptidase codes for MLHIPHLKKVIVGSAFAGAFFFASPTAGAQELPAAEPFDPAAAAHAVVNHVNDEFARFGAQSGLSDMLQTQQPAAQTQAQVQGQVQNQIQAQNKALNSAVNDAVSQAQNAVQPVIEQANADSQQYAQPLTNPNPVGMIEQATQPAFKPQGTDPNYVWKNDAFSKAAAAKPFDDYVLHRVPGSYFDAPRVPEESNAALTRGKSLYGPGTPLYVRQDTMCTLTAAGTDAAGRKVGITAGHCGNVGDPVSSADSWQVGPTGTIASRNDYLDYSVIEFGSKAEVTRNYNGVHATEVGGNVKPGAVTCKTGVATGTTCGMTYQQAKEVQINQVCAMEGDSGAPVMYKGRIIGAISRGLIPGLPDCRTPLQGALHDPTVAMNMDAILADMNRRGGVGAGFTLPQN; via the coding sequence ATGCTTCACATTCCGCACCTAAAGAAAGTCATCGTGGGCTCGGCTTTCGCAGGTGCGTTTTTCTTTGCGAGCCCCACAGCAGGCGCCCAAGAGCTGCCTGCTGCCGAGCCATTCGACCCAGCTGCCGCCGCGCATGCCGTGGTTAATCATGTCAACGATGAGTTTGCTCGCTTCGGCGCGCAATCTGGTTTAAGTGACATGCTGCAGACGCAGCAGCCTGCTGCGCAGACCCAGGCACAAGTGCAGGGCCAGGTTCAGAACCAAATTCAGGCACAGAATAAAGCGCTGAATTCGGCCGTCAACGATGCAGTGTCCCAGGCCCAGAACGCAGTGCAGCCGGTCATCGAACAAGCGAATGCGGATAGCCAGCAGTACGCGCAACCGCTGACCAACCCGAACCCGGTCGGCATGATTGAGCAGGCAACGCAGCCAGCTTTTAAGCCACAGGGCACGGATCCGAACTACGTCTGGAAGAACGATGCTTTCTCCAAGGCGGCAGCCGCTAAGCCCTTCGATGACTACGTGTTGCATCGCGTACCTGGTTCCTACTTCGACGCACCGCGCGTACCTGAAGAATCCAATGCGGCGTTGACGCGTGGAAAGTCCTTGTACGGCCCAGGTACGCCGCTGTATGTTCGTCAGGACACCATGTGCACCTTGACCGCAGCAGGCACCGACGCAGCCGGCCGCAAGGTAGGCATCACCGCGGGACACTGCGGCAACGTCGGTGACCCAGTTTCTTCCGCCGATTCCTGGCAGGTTGGCCCAACCGGCACCATTGCCTCCAGGAACGATTACCTGGACTACTCGGTCATCGAGTTCGGCTCCAAGGCTGAGGTAACCCGCAACTACAATGGCGTGCATGCCACGGAGGTTGGCGGCAATGTCAAGCCGGGCGCTGTCACCTGCAAGACTGGCGTCGCAACCGGCACTACCTGTGGCATGACCTACCAGCAGGCCAAGGAAGTCCAGATCAACCAGGTCTGCGCCATGGAAGGTGATTCCGGCGCACCGGTTATGTACAAGGGTCGCATCATCGGTGCAATCTCCCGCGGTCTTATCCCGGGTCTGCCTGATTGTCGCACCCCGCTGCAGGGCGCTCTGCACGATCCGACCGTAGCGATGAACATGGACGCAATCCTTGCGGACATGAACCGCCGCGGTGGGGTAGGAGCAGGCTTTACGCTCCCGCAGAACTAG
- a CDS encoding ArsR/SmtB family transcription factor, translating to MDEISACCALGGRPLDAAEAQAAATLFKALAQPARLQILSQLAAAGCSPMTVGELACVSGLSQPTVSHHLKTMADAGLLTRSKSGRVVTHEVRPEVFAELRRILDIGHADRRW from the coding sequence ATGGACGAAATCTCAGCATGCTGCGCACTTGGCGGTCGGCCTCTCGACGCGGCGGAAGCGCAGGCTGCGGCAACGCTCTTCAAAGCGCTGGCGCAACCGGCGCGCCTGCAAATTTTGTCTCAGCTCGCTGCCGCTGGCTGTAGTCCGATGACCGTGGGGGAGCTGGCCTGTGTTTCTGGGCTTAGTCAGCCGACGGTATCGCATCATTTAAAGACCATGGCGGATGCCGGGCTGCTTACTAGGTCTAAGAGTGGACGGGTAGTAACCCATGAGGTACGCCCTGAGGTATTTGCTGAGCTGCGACGTATCCTGGATATCGGTCACGCGGACAGGAGATGGTGA
- the arsB gene encoding ACR3 family arsenite efflux transporter yields MAQTTKSLSFLDRFLPLWIAAAMAIGLILGKIAPSLVNWLAEAKILTISVPIAIGLLVMMYPPLAKVRYDKTGKILTSRKLMGITVFLNWILGPALMFILAWIFLSDSPELRTGVIIVGLARCIAMVLVWNDLSCGDTEVAAVLVAVNSLFQILMFGVLGWFYLQILPSWLGLETTSVTFSFWAIALSVVVFLGIPLLTGAASRIIGERTRGRDWYENEYLPKISPLALAGLLYTIVLLFALQSQQIVENPWTVAKVALPLVIYFLAMFAIALTSAKTASMNYATSASIAFTAAGNNFELAIAVAIGTFGPLSQQALAGTIGPLIEVPVLVALVYVTRWLGPRLFSNDLSVPDKL; encoded by the coding sequence ATGGCACAGACTACAAAGTCACTCAGCTTCCTAGATCGCTTCTTGCCGCTTTGGATTGCAGCTGCAATGGCAATTGGCCTCATCCTGGGCAAAATTGCACCGTCACTTGTGAACTGGCTGGCAGAGGCAAAAATTTTGACAATTTCCGTACCAATCGCCATCGGCTTGCTGGTCATGATGTACCCACCGCTCGCAAAAGTCCGATACGACAAAACGGGCAAAATTTTGACATCAAGGAAGCTGATGGGCATTACAGTCTTCCTCAATTGGATTCTCGGCCCCGCACTAATGTTCATCCTTGCCTGGATATTCCTCAGCGATAGTCCAGAACTGCGCACTGGCGTGATTATCGTCGGTCTCGCCCGCTGCATTGCAATGGTTTTGGTCTGGAACGACCTATCTTGCGGCGATACTGAAGTCGCCGCCGTATTGGTGGCCGTAAACTCGCTATTTCAAATTCTAATGTTCGGCGTTCTAGGGTGGTTCTACCTGCAGATTCTGCCCTCCTGGTTGGGACTGGAAACCACTTCCGTCACCTTTTCTTTTTGGGCCATCGCACTATCCGTAGTGGTATTCCTCGGCATTCCGCTTCTGACTGGCGCGGCATCACGCATAATTGGTGAACGCACCCGTGGTCGCGACTGGTATGAAAATGAGTACTTGCCCAAAATCTCACCATTGGCGCTTGCCGGCCTTCTATACACAATCGTGTTGCTCTTTGCACTTCAGTCACAGCAGATTGTTGAGAATCCCTGGACCGTTGCGAAAGTGGCGCTGCCACTAGTGATCTACTTCCTCGCCATGTTCGCGATCGCTCTCACTTCGGCCAAGACCGCGAGCATGAACTACGCAACCTCCGCATCGATTGCCTTTACGGCTGCCGGAAATAACTTCGAGTTGGCAATTGCAGTTGCGATTGGCACCTTCGGCCCATTGTCCCAGCAAGCACTTGCGGGAACGATTGGACCACTGATTGAAGTTCCCGTACTCGTTGCACTTGTCTACGTCACCCGCTGGCTCGGGCCGCGCCTTTTCTCCAATGATCTTTCCGTACCGGACAAACTATAG
- a CDS encoding DUF418 domain-containing protein: MNKPSRIVGLDIARSLAIIGMIIVHMASLLWSTKVVLSGLPSSLFAIIAGATMMIIGRNYSSTTFLRLITRGALIILIGLALLPVGGEIQVVLIVMGLVMMLVSWMPALGTWWRVGFFIAATIGATIKYAPMTLPQIYPLLAWIAYFIGGMLLYDVYLRGRLQDTSASKTSANARLSWIITAVSVVITAVGMYFRFDPEIAGWLRFTGHTGVFGEIILSVAIAAVVLHLCLFVGDRFPTAVYPFAAMGTMSLTIYVLHVLTAAYWQQNVALHSTLSAAGFIVFFLVIASLWKKFVGQGPAEKLVATAIKAIVPSGKGK; this comes from the coding sequence GTGAATAAACCTTCACGAATTGTGGGGCTTGATATAGCGCGCTCACTCGCCATCATCGGCATGATCATTGTCCATATGGCCTCACTGCTTTGGAGCACAAAGGTTGTGCTCTCCGGCCTGCCTTCATCATTGTTCGCCATTATTGCCGGCGCCACCATGATGATTATCGGCCGAAATTACAGCAGCACCACCTTCTTGCGCCTCATCACTCGCGGCGCTCTGATTATTCTCATCGGCCTGGCCTTGTTGCCGGTCGGTGGAGAAATTCAAGTAGTCCTCATCGTCATGGGTCTGGTAATGATGTTGGTTTCCTGGATGCCAGCACTCGGAACCTGGTGGCGAGTCGGCTTCTTCATCGCCGCAACTATCGGCGCAACAATAAAGTACGCGCCCATGACGCTGCCACAGATTTATCCGCTACTGGCGTGGATTGCATACTTCATCGGCGGCATGCTGCTTTACGACGTCTACCTACGCGGTCGTCTGCAAGACACTTCTGCCTCCAAGACTAGCGCTAATGCCCGGTTGAGTTGGATTATTACCGCTGTCAGCGTTGTCATCACAGCCGTCGGCATGTACTTCCGATTTGATCCCGAGATTGCTGGCTGGCTCCGATTTACCGGACATACCGGTGTCTTCGGCGAAATCATTCTCTCCGTCGCCATTGCCGCTGTTGTGCTGCATTTGTGTCTTTTCGTAGGCGACCGCTTCCCGACCGCGGTTTATCCATTCGCGGCCATGGGAACAATGTCGCTGACCATTTACGTCCTGCACGTTCTCACCGCGGCTTATTGGCAGCAGAATGTTGCATTGCATTCCACGCTGTCTGCAGCAGGTTTCATCGTATTCTTCCTCGTCATCGCAAGTCTCTGGAAGAAGTTTGTGGGTCAGGGCCCTGCCGAAAAACTCGTTGCCACCGCAATCAAGGCCATTGTTCCTTCTGGGAAAGGGAAATAA
- a CDS encoding trypsin-like serine protease, with translation MKKTSFSIAAIVSSTLLLTATPALALENGEPAPANAESSSVAALKIGKVGNFGDCTGTLVAEQWVLTARHCLESVNNEGTQARIGGKVYDADSWALSPMSDAGLLHLTQKVTDATPAKVSRDIPTPGQVGTLYGWSSSSSMARSGQLPMSKMVVNELLGGGPDEGTPSEAAPGEATPGEATPGGAMESMEMQPGSVMPGTAMPDAAKPDASKTESIPAGTESIPADAAMMPMIESAILDVHSVSGAGMQGGDSGGPFFVDGKLAGLATAGTSNGDPDLPSPSAAITTLAGTADWIDGVTSGRDKESVLTAENTPAPPKTIQTSADHMWGYLAIACVGLVIAAAWSRIRNGRQ, from the coding sequence GTGAAGAAAACATCTTTTTCCATCGCAGCAATTGTTAGCAGCACCCTGCTTCTAACTGCGACTCCAGCTCTTGCATTGGAAAACGGCGAACCCGCACCTGCAAATGCTGAAAGCAGTTCTGTGGCCGCGCTAAAGATCGGCAAAGTCGGCAATTTCGGTGACTGCACCGGAACGCTAGTTGCCGAGCAGTGGGTGCTCACAGCACGCCACTGCCTAGAGTCTGTGAACAACGAAGGAACCCAGGCCCGCATCGGCGGGAAAGTCTACGATGCCGATTCTTGGGCGCTGTCTCCAATGTCTGATGCAGGATTGCTTCACCTGACTCAAAAAGTCACTGACGCAACCCCGGCGAAGGTCTCCCGCGATATTCCAACACCTGGACAGGTGGGAACTCTCTACGGCTGGAGCAGCAGCTCGTCGATGGCCCGATCCGGACAGCTTCCGATGTCCAAGATGGTCGTCAATGAGCTGCTGGGCGGAGGCCCCGATGAAGGAACTCCAAGTGAGGCTGCGCCTGGTGAAGCTACTCCAGGTGAGGCTACTCCAGGCGGTGCCATGGAATCAATGGAAATGCAGCCAGGATCCGTCATGCCAGGTACAGCAATGCCAGATGCAGCTAAGCCAGATGCTTCCAAAACCGAGTCGATCCCTGCTGGAACCGAAAGCATCCCAGCCGACGCTGCCATGATGCCGATGATTGAAAGCGCCATCCTGGACGTACATTCCGTATCTGGCGCAGGTATGCAGGGCGGCGACTCCGGCGGACCATTCTTCGTCGATGGAAAGCTCGCCGGGCTTGCTACCGCCGGAACTTCCAATGGAGATCCTGATCTGCCCTCCCCCAGCGCGGCAATCACCACCCTCGCAGGCACTGCCGACTGGATTGACGGTGTCACCTCTGGTCGCGACAAAGAAAGCGTCCTAACCGCAGAGAACACTCCTGCTCCGCCAAAGACCATTCAGACCAGCGCCGATCACATGTGGGGTTACCTCGCCATCGCGTGCGTTGGCCTGGTTATCGCAGCAGCCTGGTCGCGCATTAGGAATGGCCGACAGTAG